The window ACAGCTTATTGGCTTCCCGTCAAGCAATAACAGGGTGTATCGCCCCGAAATCACCGTCCGCAACGCCGGGAATAAACGCACGCCTGCCGCATTTGGTTGCAGCCCATTTGCGGTAAACAGCATTCACCGGCCTTACAGTTTTGTCATCCGGGCATGGTGGACGCCGCGCGCAATGGCCCGCGCCAGACAGTCAGCTGCCAGATTGCCAAGCCGGGCAAGGGACAAGGGCGCAGGATCCGGCAGGCCAGCCCGCCCGGTCGACGCCACGAACACCACATCGCCATCAAAGGGCGTATGCACCGGACGGATCGCGCGCGCCATGCCATCCTGCGCCATGATGGCGACCCGCCGCGCCTGATCAGGTGTCAGCGCCGCATCCGTGGCAATGATGGCAAGCGTGGTGTTGGCGCGCAGGCCGGGATTGAACTTCGCCTCGCCCCAGTCTTCCAGATCGTCCAGCGAAGCAGGCGCGCAGCCCAGCCCGCCAAACTCGCTCTCCCGCTCAAACGGCGCGGCCCAGTACTGCTGCGTACCGGGCACTGTCACCGAACCGAAACTGTTCACGCACACAAGCGCGCTGACCGTGTAGCCCTCGCGCGATTTCACGCTGGCAGAGCCGGTTCCGCCGGGCAAGGCCCCAGCCCTTGCGCCAAACCCGGCCCCGGCGCGGCCAAGGCGCACGGGCGCGCGGCGGCGGGCATCGTCAAGCGCGGCGCGGCCCAGCCGCGCATAGGGCGGTTCCTCGCCCCAGCCCTTGTCTCCGCCATTGGCCAGATCATAGAGGATCGCCGCCGGTACGATGGGAGAGGCCGGCACGCCCGGCTGGGGCATCAGTGCATAGCCACGGCCCTCAGCTCCAAGCGCGGCGCATACCGCATCGGCTGCGCCCAGCCCGTAGACAGAGCCGCCCGACAGCACGATGGCGTCCACGCCTTCCACCAGCCCACCGGGGCGCAGCACATCGCTTTCGCGTGTGCCGGGGCCGCCGCCGCGCACATCGATGGCGGCAATCGCGGGTTCGTCGAACAGCACCAGCGTGACGCCGGTGCGGACGGCCTCATCCTCGGCCTGTCCGACGCTGAGCCCGGCTATATCGGTGAGGTCGTTGTGCATTACTCGCGCTCCTGCTCGGCGGCGTCAGCCTAGCCGCATCTCTAAAGCAGACAAAAGAAAACCCCCGCAAGGCGGACCTTGCGGGGGCAAAACCGTCCAGTGACGGGAGGAGAGCTTACCAGTTCACGCGGACGCGGCCATAGACATAGCGGCCGTTAAAGCCGGCCGGCGAGAAGCTGGAGAAGGGCAGGATGCCATTGAAGTCCAGACCGGCAGGGACATTGTCCGGGTAGGTATCGAAGACGTTATTGGCACCCAGAGCGAAGTTTACGCGGCTGGTGATGTCGATATTGCCTTCAAGGTCGATGACCCACTGTTCGGACAGTTTCACATCGCTGGCAGCCGCCGTGCCGGGCGAAAGCGTTTCACCAAAGCGCGTGGCGCGGACAAACCCGCCAAGCCGGTCACGCGACCAGTCGAGGCCGAGGATGAACTTGTCGCGCGGCGTGCCCTCTTCCAGACGCAAGGTGGACTGGCGCCCGAAGATTGTCGGCGGCGGGGTCAGCGAGGACAGGACGCCGGTAGACTGGATATTGCTCAACTCGACCGTGTTGTAGTTATAGCCGAACGTCGCGTTGAACTCGCCGATATTATCGACCGACCAGCCATAGCTGGCTACGATGTCCACACCTTCAGTCGTGCTGTCCGCCGCGTTCAGGAAGAAGCGGGCCGAGGTGACGCCGGCCGGCAGAATGGCCTGCACCTCCGGCGAGTTCAGATTTTCCGAAAGCAGGATGCGGTCATCAATCTCGATGCGGTAGGCATCGATGGTGAGCGCAAACCCGCCGGTGGCGAACACAGCGCCCAGCGAGTAGTTCACGCTGGTCTCCGCCTCCAGCGGCGTCGCGCCCAGCGCAATGGCAACGGGGCTGGAGACCGGGAAGGTGCCGGTTTCGAACGGCACGCCGCCGGTGAACACCGTCGCGGTCGAGGTGAAGAAGGACTGGTGCAGGGACGGTGCGCGGAAGCCGGTGCTGACCGAACCGCGAAGTGCCAGCGCATCGGTGAGTTCGAAACGGGCGGCGAGACGGCCATTCAGCGTGTCACCGAAATCGGAATAGTTCTCGTAGCGGCCCGCGACCGAGACGGTCAGGCGGTCGGTGAGATCAGCCTCCAGATCGATATAGGCACTGAAGGACTGGCGGCTGGCATCCACCTCGTTGCTGGGCTGGAAGCCGGGGAAGACCTGGCTGCCCGGAGCGCCCGGGAAAGCGCCCTGGATGTAGGAGCCCGGCTCGCCTGCACCAATCTCGAAGTTTTCAAAGCGTGCTTCGAGGCCGAGACCGACATTGAGCGGACCTGAGAAGGCATCCACCGCGTACTGGCGCACAAGGTCGAAATTGGCCACGGCCTGGCTGTAGGCCAGCTGACCGGCATAGAATTCGGTCGGGCTGGCAGCGCCCAGCGTCGTGTTCAGCGTGTTCCTGATCGTGTAGTCGATCTGGTTACGGCCATAGACCAGGCTGGCATCAGCCGACCATTCGCCCAGCTGCGCGCGCAGCCCCCCGCCAACCGAATAGTCCTCCACTTCCGACGCGATCAGCGGCAGGAAGCCGTCCGGATAGATGGCCAGTACGTTGCGGGCATCCAGCGCACGCCGGTAGAAACCGGCCGAGTCCGCCTCGC is drawn from Glycocaulis alkaliphilus and contains these coding sequences:
- a CDS encoding P1 family peptidase; translated protein: MHNDLTDIAGLSVGQAEDEAVRTGVTLVLFDEPAIAAIDVRGGGPGTRESDVLRPGGLVEGVDAIVLSGGSVYGLGAADAVCAALGAEGRGYALMPQPGVPASPIVPAAILYDLANGGDKGWGEEPPYARLGRAALDDARRRAPVRLGRAGAGFGARAGALPGGTGSASVKSREGYTVSALVCVNSFGSVTVPGTQQYWAAPFERESEFGGLGCAPASLDDLEDWGEAKFNPGLRANTTLAIIATDAALTPDQARRVAIMAQDGMARAIRPVHTPFDGDVVFVASTGRAGLPDPAPLSLARLGNLAADCLARAIARGVHHARMTKL
- a CDS encoding TonB-dependent receptor plug domain-containing protein, translating into MKTLFTSTAIALVAASAGLAQQPASTPEDVIVVTGTRSEGRTALQTLAPVDVISNAQLEANGSTELNVALNYAVPSFSFPQPSLTDGTDSVRPATLRGLGPDQTLTLVNGKRRHVSALVNLNGSVGRGSAAVDLNTIPTSAIGAVEVLRDGAAAQYGSDAIAGVINVRLREAREGGGATFTYGQNVTTVPLLSGDRDERDGETFTAAAWAGLPLGADGFLTISGEFRDRSSTNRSGPDPRQQYEPAGDPREESFDRLNHRFGNPNARDITLLANAGIPFANGNELYGFASYQNREADSAGFYRRALDARNVLAIYPDGFLPLIASEVEDYSVGGGLRAQLGEWSADASLVYGRNQIDYTIRNTLNTTLGAASPTEFYAGQLAYSQAVANFDLVRQYAVDAFSGPLNVGLGLEARFENFEIGAGEPGSYIQGAFPGAPGSQVFPGFQPSNEVDASRQSFSAYIDLEADLTDRLTVSVAGRYENYSDFGDTLNGRLAARFELTDALALRGSVSTGFRAPSLHQSFFTSTATVFTGGVPFETGTFPVSSPVAIALGATPLEAETSVNYSLGAVFATGGFALTIDAYRIEIDDRILLSENLNSPEVQAILPAGVTSARFFLNAADSTTEGVDIVASYGWSVDNIGEFNATFGYNYNTVELSNIQSTGVLSSLTPPPTIFGRQSTLRLEEGTPRDKFILGLDWSRDRLGGFVRATRFGETLSPGTAAASDVKLSEQWVIDLEGNIDITSRVNFALGANNVFDTYPDNVPAGLDFNGILPFSSFSPAGFNGRYVYGRVRVNW